In Candidatus Accumulibacter cognatus, the genomic window GCACGACCAGCAGATTCGGGTGCTGATTGACCAGCGCAAGCGCCGACTCGCCGCCGAAGTCGATGTAAGCCTCATCGATGACGACGACCGATCGGTGATGCGTCAGGAGCAGACGCTCGATGGCCGAGAGTGGCAGCAGACGACCCGTCGGCGCATTCGGGTTCGGGAAAATGATGCCGCCGTTTGCTGCCGCGTAATCTTCGCAGCGGATTTCGAAATTCTCGTCGAGCGGGACGGCCACATGGGCGATTTCGTACAGGCCACAGTAGACCGGGTAGAAGCTGTAAGTGATATCCGGGAAGAAAATCGGCAACTCGTGTTTGAGCAACGCCATGAAGACATGCGCCAGTACTTCGTCGGAACCGTTACCGACGAAGATCTGTTGCGGTGTGATGCCGAACTGCATGTAGCGGATCGCAATCGCCGCCTTGAGGCGCTCGGCGCCGGGATCCGGGTAGAGCCGCAGCGACTCGCCGCCATTCGCCATTTCTTCGGCAATCGCAGCATCGACACGCGGCGAGGGCGGATAAGGGTTTTCGTTGGTGTTCAGCTTGACAAGGTTTGGCAGCCTGGGCTGCTCGCCCGGAACATAGGGCATCAGGCGGTGAACGAGAGAACTCCAGTAGCGACTCATGAAAGGCTGCCCGGTTAATGTGAAAGTCGCGTATGCGACCACGAATCCTCCCCTCTCCACTCGCGGGAGAGGGGAAGGGAGTAGAAAAGGCCATGACTACCTAACTATTCAGGGAATGCCCGGAAAAGTCATGACCGTTCGGGATGCATGCGAAGCGTGAAATGGTATCATGCGTACCGGTCGATCGAAGCTGATGATCGGCCTGCGGTTCGCAGCAGCAGGCTGAACCTTTTCCAGACCCGAACTGCCACCCGGCAATGGTACCCGATGCGGCAAGCAGAAGTTTCCAGGAATACGCTCGAAACCCGGATCACCGTTCGACTGAACCTTGACGGCAGTGGCCGCGGCAGCTTCGCGACCGGAGTGCCTTTCCTCGACCACATGCTTGAACAGATTTCCCGTCACGGGCTGATCGACCTCGAAGTTGCGGCCGCCGGCGACCTGCATATCGACGCCCACCACACCGTCGAGGATATCGGCATCACGATCGGGCAGGCACTGGCCAGTGCCCTCGGCGACAAGAAGGGCCTGCGCCGTTATGGGCACGCCTATGTACCGCTCGACGAAGCGCTGTCTCGAGTCGTGGTCGATCTCTCCGGCCGACCGGGCCTCGAGTTCCATGTCGATTTTCGGAGGGCCATGATTGGCGCTTTTGACGTCGATCTGGTACACGAATTTTTCCAGGGCCTGGTCAATCACGCCTTGCTGACACTACATATCGACAATCTGCGCGGCGACAACGCGCACCACCAGGCGGAAACGGTGTTCAAGGCTTTCGGTCGCGCGCTGCGTATGGCCGTTGAGGAAGACCCGCGCGCCGGCGGTATCATTCCCTCGACCAAGGGCTCACTGTAATGTTGGCCGACAATACAGCCAAGGATGATGGCCAGGGTGCGATCGTTGTGGTCGATTACGGCATGGGTAACCTGCGCTCGGTCTGGCAAGCGCTGGTGCATGTCGCCGACGGACGTGCAGTGCTGGTCTCGGCTGACCCGGCGGTAGTCAGCAACGCCGAGCGCGTGGTCTTCCCCGGTCAGGGGGCAATGCCCGACTGCATGCGCGAGATCGAGGCGCGTGGATTGCGGTCGGCGGTGATCGAAGCTGCACGCAACAAGCCCTTTCTCGGCATCTGCATTGGCCAGCAGATGCTCTTTGAGCACAGCGAGGAAGGCGATGTGCCAGGACTTGGCGTGATCGCTGGCAAGGTTCGCCGCTTTCCTGCCGAGCACATGGTCGATGCAGCCGGCAACCGCCTCAAGGTACCGCACATGGGCTGGAATCAGGTCCGACAGGTCAGGGGGCATCCCCTGTGGAAGGGCATTGCCAATGGCACACGCTTCTATTTCGTCCACAGCTATTTCGTTGCCCCGGCCGACGACGCCTGCGTTGTTGGGAGCACCGATTATGGCCTCCCCTTTACCAGTGCAGTGGCGCAGGATAATATCTTCGCCATTCAGTGCCACCCGGAAAAAAGTGCCCTGGCGGGCCTCGCCATGCTGGCCAACTTCGTCGCCTGGAAACCCTGATCAACTGCAGACGATTTACTTACTTGTCTCAACCCACCTTTATCTTCTTTCAAGATGCTGATCATTCCCGCGATTGACCTGAAACAGGGACAGTGCGTCCGTCTCAAGCAAGGCCTGATGAACCAGGTTACGGTCTTCTCCGATTCCCCTGGCGAACAGGCTCGCCACTGGCTGGCGCAGGGCGCGCGCCGCCTGCACGTGGTGGACCTCGACGGCGCTTTTGCCGGCAAGCCGAAAAACGAGAAAGCGATCAAGGAAATCGTGCAGGCCGTCGGTGATGACATTCCCGTGCAACTCGGCGGCGGCATCCGCGATCTCGACACCATCGAGCGTTGCCTGGACGACGGTGTCAGTTACGTGATCATCGGTACTGCCGCGGTGAAGAATCCTGGCTTTCTGCACGACGCCTGCGGCGCCTTTCCCGGCCACATCATCGTCGGTCTCGATGCCAGAGACGGCAAGGTGGCGGTTGATGGCTGGTCAAAAATGACCGGTCACGATGTCATCGACCTGGCGAAGAAGTACGAGGACTATGGGGTCGAGGCCATCATCTATACCGACATCGGCCGTGACGGCATGCTTTCGGGAATCAATATTGCGGCTACGGTGAAGCTCGCTCAGGCCCTGTTGATTCCGGTCATCGCCAGTGGCGGTCTGTCTAGCCTCGACGACATCCAACGGCTTTGCGCGGTCGAAGAGGAAGGCATTAGCGCCGCCATCGCCGGTCGCGCGATCTACGATGGATCGCTTGATTTTGCTGTGGCACAGGCCACCGCAGACCGTGCCGCAAAGCCATGACCGTCTTCTCCTCCTGGCAAGCTCGGGGCGGTAGCTGACCTTGGGCCTCGCCAAACGCATCATCCCCTGTCTTGACGTCACTGCCGGCCGGGTCGTCAAGGGCACCAACTTCGTTGACTTGCGTGATGCCGGTGATCCCGTCGAAATCGCACGCCGTTACGACGAGCAGGGCGCCGACGAAGTCACCTTCCTCGATATCACCGCTTCCTCGGACCAGCGCGACATTATCCTGCACATCGTCGAAGCCTGTGCGGCACAGGTATTCATTCCATTGACGGTGGGCGGCGGCGTCCGTTCGGTTGCCGATGTACGGCGCCTTCTGAATGCCGGCGCCGACAAAGTCAGCATGAACACCGCAGCCGTCGAGAATCCGGATCTCATTGCCGAAGCATCTGCCAAGGTTGGGAATCAATGCATTGTCGTGGCCATCGACGCGAAGCAGTCGGCACCGGGGGTCTGGCAGGTATTCACGCACGGGGGACGCAGGAACACCGGTATCGACGCCGTCGCCTGGGCTCGCCGCGTTCAGCAACTCGGTGCCGGCGAGATCCTGCTCACCAGTATGGATCGTGACGGCACCAGGAACGGTTTCGATCTGCCGCTGACGCGCGCGGTCTCCGATGCCGTCGATCTCCCGGTGATTGCCAGCGGTGGCGTCGGCAATCTAGAGCATCTCGCGGCCGGCGTTTCTGAAGGCCGAGCCGACGCCGTCCTGGCCGCGAGCATCTTCCATTTTGGTGAATATACGGTTCACCAGGCCAAGGCATACCTGCACAAGCGGGGCATCGAGGTTCGTCTGTGAGTGATCTCGATCCCGGCCTGCAGTGGCTCGACGCACTGAAATGGGATGAGCGGGGTATGATTCCCACCATTGCACAAGACGCCAGCAGCGGTCGAGTCCTGATGTTTGCCTTCATGAATCGGCAATCATTGCAGGAGACGATG contains:
- a CDS encoding histidinol-phosphate transaminase; this encodes MSRYWSSLVHRLMPYVPGEQPRLPNLVKLNTNENPYPPSPRVDAAIAEEMANGGESLRLYPDPGAERLKAAIAIRYMQFGITPQQIFVGNGSDEVLAHVFMALLKHELPIFFPDITYSFYPVYCGLYEIAHVAVPLDENFEIRCEDYAAANGGIIFPNPNAPTGRLLPLSAIERLLLTHHRSVVVIDEAYIDFGGESALALVNQHPNLLVVHTLSKSRSLAGLRVGYAVGHHDLIEALERVKNSFNSYPLDRLAIAGAVAAIGDQEHFEITRQAVISSREALRSTLLRLGFEVQPSAANFIFARHPQHDAGQLAAALRQRGIIVRHFRLPRIDQYLRITIGTDAQCALLVKALAEIVGESILIA
- the hisB gene encoding imidazoleglycerol-phosphate dehydratase HisB, with the translated sequence MRQAEVSRNTLETRITVRLNLDGSGRGSFATGVPFLDHMLEQISRHGLIDLEVAAAGDLHIDAHHTVEDIGITIGQALASALGDKKGLRRYGHAYVPLDEALSRVVVDLSGRPGLEFHVDFRRAMIGAFDVDLVHEFFQGLVNHALLTLHIDNLRGDNAHHQAETVFKAFGRALRMAVEEDPRAGGIIPSTKGSL
- the hisH gene encoding imidazole glycerol phosphate synthase subunit HisH; this encodes MLADNTAKDDGQGAIVVVDYGMGNLRSVWQALVHVADGRAVLVSADPAVVSNAERVVFPGQGAMPDCMREIEARGLRSAVIEAARNKPFLGICIGQQMLFEHSEEGDVPGLGVIAGKVRRFPAEHMVDAAGNRLKVPHMGWNQVRQVRGHPLWKGIANGTRFYFVHSYFVAPADDACVVGSTDYGLPFTSAVAQDNIFAIQCHPEKSALAGLAMLANFVAWKP
- the hisA gene encoding 1-(5-phosphoribosyl)-5-[(5-phosphoribosylamino)methylideneamino]imidazole-4-carboxamide isomerase, which gives rise to MLIIPAIDLKQGQCVRLKQGLMNQVTVFSDSPGEQARHWLAQGARRLHVVDLDGAFAGKPKNEKAIKEIVQAVGDDIPVQLGGGIRDLDTIERCLDDGVSYVIIGTAAVKNPGFLHDACGAFPGHIIVGLDARDGKVAVDGWSKMTGHDVIDLAKKYEDYGVEAIIYTDIGRDGMLSGINIAATVKLAQALLIPVIASGGLSSLDDIQRLCAVEEEGISAAIAGRAIYDGSLDFAVAQATADRAAKP
- the hisF gene encoding imidazole glycerol phosphate synthase subunit HisF, which gives rise to MGLAKRIIPCLDVTAGRVVKGTNFVDLRDAGDPVEIARRYDEQGADEVTFLDITASSDQRDIILHIVEACAAQVFIPLTVGGGVRSVADVRRLLNAGADKVSMNTAAVENPDLIAEASAKVGNQCIVVAIDAKQSAPGVWQVFTHGGRRNTGIDAVAWARRVQQLGAGEILLTSMDRDGTRNGFDLPLTRAVSDAVDLPVIASGGVGNLEHLAAGVSEGRADAVLAASIFHFGEYTVHQAKAYLHKRGIEVRL